The Bernardetia litoralis DSM 6794 genome includes a window with the following:
- the ald gene encoding alanine dehydrogenase, with amino-acid sequence MIIGVPMEIKTDESRVALTVGGVAELIHHGHTVYIQKGAGIGSGFPDTLYESVGGKILSTIEEVYAIADMIMKVKEPIEAEYKLVKENQVIFTYFHFASSEPLTKAMIESKSICIAYETVEQADRSLPLLVPMSEVAGRMSVQQGAKYLEKPIKGRGILLGGVPGVQPAKVLVLGGGIVGKQAAKMAAGLGADVTIMDISLPRLRQLDDVMAANVTTIMSNQYNIEQAVQESDLIIGAVLIPGRKAPRLVTREMLKLMRPGTVLVDVAVDQGGCFETTKATTHRDPTYIIDDVVHYCVANMPGAVPYTSTVGLTNATFPYAIQLANKGWVKACKENKELLLGLNIIKGDIVYEGVAEAFELPYVDVNTVFENEIAI; translated from the coding sequence ATGATTATTGGCGTTCCAATGGAAATCAAAACCGACGAGAGTCGTGTAGCTCTTACTGTCGGTGGTGTAGCCGAGCTTATTCATCACGGACATACTGTATATATCCAAAAAGGAGCAGGTATTGGAAGTGGTTTTCCTGACACTTTGTATGAGAGTGTAGGAGGAAAAATTTTATCTACTATCGAAGAAGTATATGCGATTGCAGATATGATAATGAAGGTAAAAGAGCCTATTGAAGCTGAATATAAACTTGTTAAAGAAAATCAAGTTATTTTTACTTATTTTCACTTTGCTTCTTCAGAGCCACTTACAAAGGCAATGATAGAATCAAAATCAATTTGTATTGCTTATGAAACAGTAGAACAAGCTGACCGTTCTCTTCCTCTTTTAGTTCCGATGTCAGAAGTGGCTGGTCGTATGTCAGTTCAACAAGGAGCAAAATATTTGGAGAAACCAATTAAAGGACGTGGTATTCTTTTGGGTGGAGTTCCAGGGGTGCAACCTGCCAAAGTACTTGTTTTAGGTGGTGGAATTGTAGGAAAACAAGCTGCTAAAATGGCTGCTGGTTTGGGTGCTGATGTAACCATTATGGATATAAGTTTGCCTCGTTTGCGTCAGCTTGATGATGTTATGGCTGCAAATGTAACAACTATTATGTCTAATCAATATAATATTGAACAAGCTGTTCAAGAGTCAGATTTGATTATTGGTGCTGTCTTGATTCCAGGTAGAAAAGCTCCTCGCTTAGTTACTCGTGAGATGCTCAAATTGATGCGCCCTGGTACTGTACTTGTTGATGTAGCTGTTGATCAAGGTGGTTGTTTCGAAACTACTAAAGCAACTACACACCGTGACCCTACTTATATTATTGATGATGTAGTGCATTATTGCGTTGCAAATATGCCAGGGGCTGTTCCTTATACTTCTACGGTTGGTCTTACAAATGCAACATTTCCTTATGCTATCCAATTAGCTAACAAAGGTTGGGTAAAAGCATGTAAAGAGAATAAAGAATTGTTATTGGGACTTAATATTATTAAAGGTGATATCGTTTATGAAGGTGTTGCAGAAGCATTCGAATTACCTTATGTAGATGTAAATACTGTATTTGAGAACGAAATAGCTATCTAA
- a CDS encoding leucine-rich repeat domain-containing protein produces MNTSTFYRICILIFLILCVHIQSSYSQTTPQQRASVISNGGGTSSSGSFQNFGVIGEPIVSPQIGNGNISGQLGYIYMTNTNEPYYISRNDSLILVDIYNNMGGTNWFNSWDLTTPVRTWVGVEAAYGSVITLNLNQNNLTGTLPNSIRNFSRINESNFEINIGSNRLNFESAEYFINTIPLFTYAPQAKIYSPRDTTIIQGESVIFNSETAGDFNRYQWFKDNIALTGQINPTLEIINATPDDAGEYFCRITNTQATQLILERHKITLNVEGFVNSFDSLALVEIFEETGGTNWTNSWNLNDPVATWEGVTLQGDKIRELDLSRRNLAGNLPNVFDADLFTELRYLSFFDNQLEGQIPATIGELATLTYLDLDKNLFEGAVPTSFGGLTNLQALWLSRNNLDELPNEIGNLASLQNLYLNDNKFTSLPTTIGNLSELLILNVSDNELSEFPNSITNLIKLRELYANRNFIALLPTAMNNLVALTVLEINTNQLSSLPTTVQQLANLSVFRIAENSLEFDDLLPFANRSFQTFDYAPQAPINDEQDILATINQSISFTVQTLGNGNIYQWLKDGQNISTLQTFSINRVQIADAGIYTALVTNPALPNLTLQRRQIILNVECAEGLGFELAQPQQTVFCKNQPFGLRLEISSQFAGSTQINWRKDGVILAFANQITYTVTTAGKYTAEIITAEGCTAISNEIEIITLSQPEVSIELIDNVVFTSHVTSTESITYQWLKDGEAIENAFENTYTPTETGEYSLLILSEAGCSSISQSIIFTQSITGIEEPIELRSLSLFPNPNNGIFFLDFGTNYPNGTPKFTLIDAIGREIEIKIEHISSTRYKIYADKLTGGMYQLKVETLYGTALRKFILSE; encoded by the coding sequence ATGAACACATCTACTTTTTACAGGATTTGTATCCTTATTTTTTTAATTTTATGTGTACATATTCAATCTTCTTATTCTCAAACTACTCCCCAACAGAGAGCTAGTGTAATATCTAATGGTGGTGGAACGAGTAGTTCTGGTAGTTTTCAAAATTTTGGTGTGATAGGTGAACCGATTGTTTCTCCCCAAATTGGAAATGGAAATATTTCTGGACAATTAGGTTATATTTATATGACTAATACTAATGAACCTTATTATATTAGTAGAAATGATTCACTTATTTTAGTGGACATTTATAATAATATGGGTGGCACAAATTGGTTTAACTCTTGGGATTTGACTACTCCTGTCAGAACTTGGGTAGGTGTTGAAGCTGCTTATGGTTCAGTTATTACACTTAATCTAAATCAAAATAACCTCACAGGAACACTTCCCAATTCAATTAGAAATTTTTCTAGAATTAATGAGTCTAATTTTGAAATCAATATTGGTAGCAATAGATTGAACTTTGAATCAGCAGAGTATTTTATAAATACTATTCCTTTGTTTACTTATGCTCCTCAAGCTAAAATCTATTCTCCAAGAGATACCACCATTATACAAGGGGAATCAGTTATATTTAATTCAGAAACAGCAGGAGATTTTAATCGTTATCAATGGTTTAAAGATAATATAGCCTTAACAGGACAAATAAATCCTACTTTAGAAATCATAAATGCAACTCCAGATGATGCAGGAGAATATTTTTGTAGAATTACAAATACACAAGCTACTCAATTAATTTTAGAGCGACACAAAATTACACTTAATGTAGAAGGTTTTGTAAATTCATTCGACTCGCTTGCTTTAGTAGAAATATTTGAAGAAACAGGTGGAACAAATTGGACAAACTCTTGGAATCTAAACGACCCAGTTGCAACTTGGGAAGGTGTAACATTACAAGGAGATAAAATAAGAGAACTAGATTTATCAAGACGTAATCTTGCAGGAAATTTACCCAATGTTTTTGATGCTGATTTGTTTACTGAACTACGTTATTTAAGTTTTTTCGATAATCAATTAGAAGGACAAATTCCTGCTACAATAGGAGAACTTGCAACACTTACTTATTTAGATTTGGATAAAAATCTATTTGAAGGTGCTGTTCCAACTTCTTTTGGTGGACTTACAAATCTTCAAGCTCTTTGGCTTTCAAGAAATAATCTTGATGAGTTGCCTAATGAAATTGGTAATTTAGCCAGCCTACAAAATTTATATTTGAATGATAATAAATTTACTTCTCTTCCTACTACAATAGGAAATCTGAGTGAGTTATTGATTCTTAATGTTAGTGATAATGAGCTTTCAGAATTTCCAAATTCGATTACAAATCTCATAAAATTGAGAGAATTGTATGCAAATCGTAACTTTATTGCTCTCCTCCCAACAGCAATGAATAATTTGGTTGCTCTTACTGTTTTAGAAATAAATACAAATCAACTTTCATCTTTACCAACAACAGTTCAGCAACTAGCAAATTTAAGTGTATTTCGTATTGCAGAAAATAGTTTAGAATTTGATGATTTATTGCCTTTTGCAAATCGTAGTTTCCAAACTTTTGATTATGCGCCACAAGCTCCTATCAACGACGAACAAGATATTTTAGCAACTATTAATCAATCCATTTCTTTTACTGTACAAACATTAGGAAATGGCAATATTTATCAATGGCTTAAAGATGGACAAAATATTTCTACCCTTCAAACATTCTCAATAAATAGAGTACAAATTGCAGATGCAGGAATTTATACTGCTTTAGTTACTAATCCAGCTTTACCTAACCTAACACTTCAAAGAAGACAAATTATTTTGAATGTAGAATGTGCTGAAGGTTTAGGATTTGAATTAGCACAACCACAACAAACTGTTTTTTGTAAAAATCAACCATTCGGATTGCGCCTAGAAATAAGCTCTCAATTTGCTGGAAGTACTCAAATTAATTGGAGAAAAGATGGTGTTATTTTGGCTTTTGCTAATCAAATAACTTATACAGTAACAACAGCAGGAAAATATACAGCAGAAATAATAACAGCAGAAGGTTGCACAGCTATTTCAAACGAAATAGAAATTATAACACTTTCACAACCTGAAGTATCTATTGAATTAATAGATAATGTAGTTTTTACAAGTCATGTAACAAGCACAGAATCAATAACTTATCAATGGCTTAAAGATGGAGAAGCTATCGAAAATGCTTTTGAAAATACTTATACACCAACTGAAACAGGAGAATATAGCCTTTTAATTCTTTCTGAAGCAGGTTGTAGTTCTATTTCACAAAGTATAATTTTCACTCAAAGCATTACAGGAATTGAAGAACCAATTGAATTGCGTAGTCTGTCATTATTTCCTAATCCAAATAATGGTATTTTCTTCTTAGATTTTGGAACAAATTATCCAAACGGAACTCCTAAATTCACATTGATTGATGCAATTGGAAGAGAAATAGAAATTAAAATAGAACATATTTCTTCTACTCGTTATAAAATTTATGCAGATAAATTAACAGGTGGAATGTATCAACTCAAAGTAGAAACACTATATGGCACAGCTTTAAGAAAATTTATTCTTTCTGAATAA
- a CDS encoding 4Fe-4S binding protein: MSTNNNKKTYWKDLKEATQTTAKGLELTWEHFQKSIRSLAQKDMENAVSAKNQSFDNNSTSNLGIVTNLYPHEMMPIPDNGRYKLHNEIDDCIVCNKCVEVCPVNCIEIDAIRGTEQVGTASDGSPIRFYAAKFDIDMAKCCFCGLCTVVCPTECLTMTKEFDFSEMDIAKMTYEFGNLKDNEIIEKQKEWDDFQAEKAAKKAKTSKPILKVKPIENKEQIVENDNKKSVIKIKIPTKKVETTEKTETKPKIKIKIPTKKVETTEKTEQNLRLK; the protein is encoded by the coding sequence ATGAGTACTAATAATAACAAAAAAACATATTGGAAAGACTTAAAAGAAGCTACCCAAACCACAGCAAAAGGGTTAGAATTGACGTGGGAGCATTTTCAAAAATCTATAAGAAGTCTTGCTCAAAAAGACATGGAAAATGCAGTTTCTGCCAAAAATCAATCTTTTGATAATAATTCTACTTCAAATTTAGGAATTGTAACCAATCTTTATCCACATGAAATGATGCCTATTCCCGATAATGGTAGGTATAAGTTGCATAATGAAATTGATGATTGTATTGTTTGTAATAAATGTGTGGAAGTATGTCCTGTAAATTGTATAGAAATTGATGCAATTCGTGGAACTGAGCAGGTTGGTACAGCTTCTGATGGTTCGCCAATTCGTTTTTACGCTGCTAAGTTTGATATTGATATGGCAAAATGTTGCTTTTGTGGACTTTGTACAGTTGTCTGTCCAACAGAGTGCCTAACTATGACCAAAGAATTTGATTTTAGTGAAATGGATATTGCCAAAATGACTTATGAATTTGGAAATTTGAAAGACAATGAAATAATAGAAAAACAAAAAGAATGGGATGATTTTCAAGCAGAAAAAGCAGCTAAAAAAGCAAAGACTTCTAAACCAATCTTAAAAGTAAAACCAATTGAGAATAAAGAACAGATTGTTGAAAATGATAATAAAAAGTCAGTCATTAAAATAAAAATTCCTACAAAAAAAGTAGAGACAACCGAAAAAACAGAAACAAAACCTAAGATTAAAATAAAAATTCCTACAAAAAAAGTAGAGACAACCGAAAAAACAGAACAAAACCTAAGATTAAAATAA